The DNA window CTGCTCCTTGCGGGAGGAGAACTCGGCCGCCACGCGCAGCACGAAGTTCTCCACCTccacctggggcgggggggaacaaAGACATGGCGGGGAGGGTGGTGGTGTTGGGGTGACACACCCCTCCCCCAGCACTTCTGGGTCCCCCCAAAAGTTtgggggggggtgcgtgtgtgtccccgagttctttcctctcccccccaccccccccactacctggagctgccccagcagcgcGTGGGTCTTCTCGTTAGGGAAGGTCTGGTTGATGCTGACGATGGCGGAGGAGAATTCGGCGTAGCGGCGGGTgatctggggtggggggggggtgtaaagtgggggtggagggggcaaGGAGGGGACCCcaacccccaccctccccccccccatcgcCCCTCCCTTCACCATACATAGTGGGGGCGGGTGTCGAGGAACCCCAATTTCTGGGGGTCGGTGCTTTGGATGCTCTGGATGTTCAGCTCCAGGATGTGCTCGAAGCGGGGCCACAGGATCTCCAGCAGCGTGTCCCAGTACCTGGGCGGGGCGGAAACACggatttggagggggggggggtttcccTGTGGGATTTTGGGGTTCctgtgggatttggggggggggtgggggggttggtcCTGAGGTTCCCTACTCACTTATCGACGGCGGGGATGTTGCGCTTGGCCATGATGGCTTTGAAGCGCAGGACGATGTGGATGCAGAGGAAGACGGCGATGCTGTCGTAGCAGTCGCAGACGTAGGCTTCCATGTGCTTCTGCGATTTGAAGCgtgtgtggcggggggggagTTAGAGCCCTTGGgggccccccaaaatcccccccccccccaaaaaaaaccctcaccagGAACATGGCCAAGGTCTTGCCCATGACGGCGTTGAAGAGATCCTGGGCGCTGGGGCCGGTCACCATGAAGAAGTCGCAGAGGAACAAGTACTCGCGGCAGCTGTTGTCCAGCAGCGCGTAGTGCTGGCTGCGGAACAGCGACTCGAAGGGGTACTGccgacggacggacggatggacggagGTCAGGacacccccaaaaaacctctTATTCCGCGCCCCCCCACCTCGGTTAAACTCACCCGCACGTCGCTCTTCTGCGCAGCGTGGGGCACGATGATGGGACCCTCCAGCTCGGCCGCCCCGATGACGCTGCCCCGGTTGCCCAGGGTGAAGACGGTGTTGCGGTTCTTTAACGAGGGCTTGGAGAAGAAGCgtgatggggggggggacgacacacaggATAACGGGGGTCAAGGCAATAACGGGGTgtcccaaatcccccccccaaccctcatCCTTGTCCCCACACACAACTCTAGGATATCTTTCTTGGCCGTGTCCTCCACACCCATGAGATCGTCCTTCTCCGCCACCTCCTCATACTGCAGGGACAAAACGGAGTAGGAGCGGGGGGGGTGCCAAGTGCCCGAAGCACGGCCCCCGGtgtcccacccaccccccccaagccccctcccccccaacctGGATCTTCATGAGGCGGCTGGTGTAGGATTTGAAGTAGGAGAGGTAGATCTTGCTCATGGTGTCCACGTACTGCTCCCGCAGCTCCTGCGCCACCACCCGCTCGTTGCCCAGCAGAAACTGGTAGAAAAACCTGCCCGGGGAGAAGATGTCGGGGTAACCCCGCCCCCCCCAACTCTCCGTCCCCCCATTTCCTTCCCCAGcgtcccccccccaacaccccaccTGTATTTCAACAAGGCGTTTTGGGGGATCTGGTAGTTGGTCATGGGCTTGCGGAAGGAGTAGATCTTCTGCAGGACGAACTCCCGGATCTTGGTGACggccttggggtgggggggacaacACAGGATTGGGGGGTGCTGAGGGAgtcccctgggtgctgggggggggtggggggtgtgtgtcccttGGGTTCTGGGGTGGGGGTTGTATTGTGTCACCTTAattttgagtttctccaggacGTGCTGGACGTCGGCGCAGGCCACAGTCTCCCGGAATGCCTGCTCCTTCACCGAGTTGATTTTCCCGTTCAGTTCCTGCAGCTGCTCCAGGAATTCCGGCTCTGTCACCGGCGCTTCCAGGATGGTGCTGGGAGGTGACGGGGACGTGACgcaggaggacagggaggtggcaGGCACCTCTCTTGTCCCTCAATGTCCCACCTGATCATGGCGGCGGGGACCACCAGCTCGTCCAGGAGCTGGCCCAGTTGCCGCCGCACGGCCCGGCGGTTCTTCAGCCGCAAGTTCATGGCCACCGACTGCTCCTGCAGCGTCCGGATCTCGGAGCTGATGCTGCTCAGGTCGCACTGGAATGCGCTCAACATCTGCTCCATgcgctgcggggcggggggacacacgacacagCCAGGGCTTAGGGGACAACTTGGGGACACGGAGGGGATGCTCGGGGGCCACCCGAGGccatcccctgccacccctcACCTCCAGGATGGCGTCGCAAGCGGTGATCTGGTTGTGCAGCGAGGCGATGTTCTCGCTCTCCTTGATGTCTGCCAGGGCGGGTCAGGGACACGTTGGGGACACgcagggggacactggggacaccgtgtccctccccatcccatgacagcccccccccccattcccccaggAGAAGGATACAGTCGCGGATGGAGGCACGTtccacctcctgcagctccagctccacctGCTTGGAGTACTGCCGCAGGTCCACGCCCTGCGGGGACAGCCCTGTCAtcgagggggggacacacaccgtggggctggggacactaTGGGgcagggtgttttggggggggacacaagTGCCACTCACTGTCTTCAGGGCCTCCTGCACCAGCGCGTCCTCCAGGTTGGCCTGGATGTGAACTgcggaggggggggacgggacggacaCACAGGGGCTGGACATCACCActgtccccacagtgtccccacGCCAGCCCCCAACCTGCTCCTGCgccccctctcctgcccgccgccccccccccgtgtcATGGCCCCTGTCAGCCCCCTCCaaacacccccatgtcccccctaactgtcccctccctctgccccccatgCCCCCTCCCATCCCAAGTCCCTTGTGTCCGTCCCCCCCATCATcggtcccccatgtcccccccccactCACtagtcccctgtgtccccccacgtccccctccCATCACTGATCTCCATGTGCCCCCCCCAAAGGTCTCACATGTTCCCCCCAACTGTTCCCCTGTGCCCaccccgtccctgctcccccactGTGTCGCCCATgtcccccccaaaacacccccgtgttcccctcacccctccctgtgccccccatttccccccaaaaacacccccgtgtcccccccccatcaAAGGTCTCCCATGCCCCTCCTCCACCCTCTCCCCAGTCGTCCCCCCGCCATCACCGgttccctgtgtccccccccatcaccagtcccctgtgtgtccccccccatcaCTGGACTCCCATGTTGTGCCCCCCCCAATCACTGATCCCCTcatgcttcccccccccaccccagtcccctgtgtccccatgtccctgtgtccttGTCATCTGCCCCAAAGGTCTCACGTGCCCCCCCAAAACCTCTCCCTTGCCTCCCCTCTCGCCACCCTGTGTGTCCCCCTTTGTCCCTGCCACGTCCTTGTCcccttgtgtgtccccccccccgcccctccccatcACTGGTCCCCATCAAACCATGGGGTCCCCATCaaacctccccccccgccccatcaaACGTCTGCCATGTCGTCCCCCGTCCCCACCGTCCCCCCCCAACATCACCAGGCCCtcaccccctccccgtccccccgtgATCCCCCGGTCCCTCGTGTCCCCCCTCCTCGGTCCCCCACCGTCCACTTCGTCCAGCACCAGATCCTCCCCCTCCAGGTCCAGCTCGGCCTCGGGGGGGCCCCGGCCCAGCTCCGCCTCCAGCTCCGCCTCCAGCGGCGCCTCCGAGACCCGAACCTACGGCGGAAGCGGCCGCTCAGCCCCACCCGGACACCCCCGATCCTACAAAACCCCCCCCTCCACCGTCCGCTACCCCCGGCCCtaccgccgcctccgccgccatGTTTGCCGCCGCGGTCATGTGACAGGCGCTTCCCGCCCAGCGCGCTAACGTcacttcctccccctcttccGGCGGAGCCCGGCGAGACGCGCAGGCTGCAGCCATGGTAGGCGCCGGCGGCATCGGCCGCCATCCGGGACCGGGGGTGggtgagggggcggcggggagggagcggggaggaaggACGGGCTCCGGGGGGTcgggtggggagggatggaggcggcggcgggggaggatGCCGGCCGCGTGGGGCCGgacacattccccccccccccccgactctgGTGGCCGCCATGTTGCCCCCGGTGGGCATCCCCGACCCTCCGTGACCGTGTGGGCCCCCCCGGGACTGTCCCCAACCCCCGGGGACCGTGTGGCCCCCCCTTCCTTGACCGTGACCCCCTCCCAGTGATCGTCCCCAGCCTCCGGTGaccctggaccccatttcccccccccccccccccccgtgaccgtgtctccccccacctccttccccggTGATTGTCCCAAACCCTTCCGTGTCCCCCCCTCGGTGACTGACCCCATCCTTGGTGAGCGtgtcgcccccccacccccccagtgtccgtgtccccccccccccttaaccGTGTAACACCCCCCGCGCCGTGACCTTTCCCACCCCCTTATGATTGTGCCCCCCCCTCCGTGACCATGTCCCCAACTGGTggccactgcccccccccccaagtgtCCATGTGTCCCCTCCTGTGACCATGTAACCCCCGTGCAGTGACTGTCCCCACCCACCTGTGActgtgcccccccctccccatgacCGTGTCCCTCCCTCGTGACAACGTAACCCCCCCCCCTGCGGTGACTGTCCCCATCCCCCTATGACTGTGCCCCTCTGGCAGTGACCGTGTCCCACACGggtggccaccagccccccccccccctccagtgaccatgtccccctgccccagtgaCTCTGTCCCCCCCAGTgaccgtgtcccccccaccccgtgtcgTCCCCCCCTAGTCTCTCGTCATCCCTGAGAAGTTCCAGCACATCCTGCGCGTCCTCAACACCAACATCGACGGGCGCCGCAAAATCGCCTTCGCCATCACCGCCATCAAGGTGAGGGGATGCCgggggacaccaggggacacggggagggggggggtatGCGACACAGGTGATGTGACCCCCACCTTTttgtccctccctgtcccccgccCCCCAGGGTGTGGGGCGCCGCtatgcccacgtggtgctgcgcAAGGCCGACATCGACCTCACCAAGCGCGCGGGCGAGCTGACCGAGGACGAGGTGAGCGctgtgggggggacacggggacatctCAGGGGGCATTGGGGACATCTCTGGGGGGTTGGGGGCATTGCTGGTGGAGTTGAGAACATCTCTCAGGGAGTTGGGGACATCTCGGGGGCATTGGGAACATCTCTCAGGGAGTTGGGGACATCTGTGGGGAAGTTGGGGGCATTGCTGATGGAGTTGGGGACATGTCTGTGGGCATTGGGGACATCTCTGAGGGGAATGGGCATGTGTTTGGGATGTTGGGGACATGTCAGGGGGTTTGGGGACATCTGAGGGGCGTTGGGGACATCTAGGAGTGGTTGGGGACATCTCGGGGGACTGGGGACATATCGGGGGTGGTTGGGGTCACCTGTGGGGAGGTTGGGGACGTGTCTGTGGGGATTAGGGACATTTTAGGGGGATGTTGGGGACATCTCGGGGGGTGTGGGGACATCTCTAGGGGGTCAAGGACATATCGGGGGCGTTGGGGACATCTGTGAGGGGATGGGGCACATCTCTGAGGGCGTTGGGGACATCTCGGGGGGAGGTCGGAGACATCTCGGCGGGGGTTAGGGATATTTTGGGGGGTATTGGGGACGTCTCAGTGGGTTTGGGTACATCGGGGAGGGTGTGTGGACATGTCTAGGGGGTCAGGGACATCTCGGGGGTGTTTGGGACATCTTGGGGGGCGTTGGGGACATCTCGGGGTTGTTGAGGGTGTctcaagggggggggggggttgagaTCTCTGGGGGGAATTGAGGAGATctcggggagggggtggggactTCTCAGGGGGCGTTGGGGACATCCTGGGGAGGTTGGGGACGTTTCAAGGGGGGTTGGGGACATCCCGGAGGTGTCGTTTACATGTCCCAACAGGTGGAGCGGGTGATCACCATCATGCAGAACCCCCGGCAGTACAAGATCCCCGACTGGTTCCTCAACCGGCAGAAGGACGTGAAGGACGGGAAGTACAGccaggtgagggggggggacgggacagtCCCCCGATGTCCCCTGATGTTCCCCTCGGTGTCCCTTCGTGTTTCCTgatgtccccccgtgtcccctctcccccgccagGTGCTGGCCAACGGGTTGGACAATAAACTCCGGGAGGATTTGGAGCGGCTGAAGAAAATCCGGGCACATCGGGGGCTGCGGCACTTCTGGGGGTGAGGAGGGGCTTGGGGACATCgggagggggggttggggacatcgagggggacacagggacgtgggggGGGACATGGTGAGAGGTGACACTCGGGGACAGAGTCCCTGAGACGACTGTTGTGTCCCCCCCGGGCTGCGCATGCGAGGGGGCTCTGGTAGTTCTGGGGAGGGTTGGGGACACCAGGAGGGGTCTCGGGGACACCAGGAGGGGTTTGGGGACACCAgaagggacacggggacaccagGGGAGGTGACACTTGGGGACGGGGTTCCTGGCACCGCTGTTGTGTCCCCCTCGAGGTTGTGCGTGCGAGAGGGCTGTGGCACTTCTGGGAGTGATCAGGGgtcttggggacactgggggggggcTCTTGGGGACACAGCTGGCGGTTTGGGGACATCAAGGGTGTCTTGGGGACACCAAGGGAGATGGCACTTGGGGACAGGGTCCCTGAGGGCACCGTGCTTCACCCATCCAGGCTGCACATGTCAATGGGCTGTGgcacttggcggggggggggatgggtCTTGGGGACACCAAGGCGGGGGGTTGGGGACACCAAGGGGGTCTTGGGGGACACTAGAGGGACAAAGGGACATCAGGGGAGGTGGCACTTGGGGACAGGGTCCCTCCCCAAGGTGGCTGTGGTGCGTcacccaggctgtgcatgcatgAGGGGGCTGTGGCACTTGTGGGGGTAAGAGGGGGGGCTCTTGGGGACACTGGTGGGTTCAGGGACATCAAAGGGATCTTGGGGACAtcagaggggacatggggacacaggtgACAGTTGGGGACAAGATCCCTgaggtggctgtggtggtgctcCCCCTCCCCCCGAGGCTGCGTGTGCGATGGGGCTGTGGCACTTGTGGGGGTGATGATGAGGGGGTTTGGGGACAccggaggggacacggggacgggggggaggtGGCACTTGGGGACAAGGTCCCCTGATGCCACCCATGTTGTCCCCCCCCAGGCTGCGCGTGCGAGGCCAGCACACCAAGACCACGGGCCGGCGGGGTCGCACCGTTGGCGTCTCCAAGAAGAagtgagcggggcggggggggcgcagaGGAATAAAAGTGACGTTGGTGACACGAGTGACACCCGCCTGGCTCTGTGTGACCTGGGGGAGAGGGCGGGGGCGGCCTCGCACGAGGAGGGGACTGCACGAGGAGGGGGCCTCACCCAAAGATGGAGCCTCCCACGAGGACGGGGCCTTGCACAGGGATGGTGCTGCGCACGAGAGCTTTGTACGAGGATGGGGcctggggggggaggtggagcCTCGCACGAGGACGGGGCTTCACCCAGGGATGGTGCTTTGCACAAGGGCGAGGTTTCGCAAGAGGATGGGGTCTGGGAGGCTGATGGTGCCTTGCACGAGGATGGGGTCTTGCACGAGGACAGGTCTTTGCATGAGCCCAGAGCCTTGCTCAAGGATGTGTCTTTGCACGAGGACGGGGCCTCGCACAAGGACAGGGTTCTTGTATGAGGCTGGGTCTTTGCACGAGGACGGGTCTTTGCTTGAGCCAGAGCCTTGCTTGAGGATTGGACCTCGCACGAGGACAGGGCCTTGCACAAGGATGGGGCCTGGGGGGAAGATGGGGTCTTGCACGAGGATGGGGCCTCGCATGAAGATGGGGCCTCGCATGAAGATGGGGCCTGGGGGGGAAGATGGAGCCTCGCACGAGGACAAGGGTCTTGCACAAGGTCAGGACCTAGCACGAGGACGGGGCTTCACCCAGGGATGGTGCTTTGCACGAGGGCGAGGTTTCGCAAGAGGATGGGGTCTGGGAGGCTGATGGTGCCTTGCACTAGGATGAGTCCTTGCACGAGGGTGTGTCCTTTCATGAGGAAAGGGCCTTGCATGAGGACAGGTCTTTGCACGAGGATGGGTCTTTGCGTGAGCCAGAGCCTTGCTCGAGGATGGGTCTTTGCACGAGGATGGGTCCTTGCGTGAGGGCAGGTTTTTGCACGAGGACGGGGCCTTGCACGAGGACGGGGCCTTGCACAAGGACGGGGCCTTGCATGAGCCAGAGCCTTGCTCGAGGATGGGGCCTTGCACGAGGACGGGGCCTCGGGGGAAGGTGGGGACCCCACGCAAGGGCCAGGTCTCACACAAGGATGGGGCCTTGCACGAGGACTTCGCACGAGGATGGGGCCTTGCACGAGGACCTTACGCTCCCCTGGATCCTGCAGGAGATGCCCCTCTCTTTGCCCcagcacggggccggggggggtcgcagaggcgggggggagggggaggggctgggggctgtcccgAATGGGTCACAAACACCATTTTTTGGGTCGCAAAGGCCAGGTTTGGGGTTGGGGCAGAATTTGGGGCTGTTTCGTGAGTTTTGAGCTGCCCGTTTGGGTTCTTCCTCCCCTTCGACGCCACGATTCCTGCCCCGTCGCAGCGGGATTGGGGGCGATAAAGGTTTTGGGGCAACTGCGGAGCCTGCGGTGGGTCCAGCTGTGgtctccccggttccagaaggacggggaactgctggagaggggacagcaaagggctgcccaGATGCCGAGGGGATGGACcatctctctgatggagaaaggctgagggatttgggtctcttcagtccggaaaaaagacggctgaggggggatcttatcaacgcttataaatagttcaagggggggtgtcaggatggggccaggctctttccagtggtgcccagcgacaggacgaggggtaacgggcacaaacttgaccatgggaagttccacctcaacacgaggaggaacttcttcactctgcgggtggcagagccctggcactggctgcccagagaggtggcggagtctccgtctccgtcgacattccaaaccctcccgGACGCGTTCCTGCGCCGCCTGCTCTgggcgaccctgctctggcggggggggggttggatgggatgatctccagaggtcccttccaacccctgccagcctgggattctgtgatggttatggcttgagcaggagccaggagcAAGGGAAAGGGGAGACCACACCGCCACGTCCCTGCGCCCAATATTTTGAGTATGGATGAGGGTGGGACGTTGGGGACACGtcctccccagggaagtgatgtCCCCAAGTTGACAGGGCAGAGGGATAGGGCACAGCTGGGGTGTCCCGACACTTGAACCCCCCCAAACCTTCTTGTCGCAGTGTCCCtgactcctcacaagctcctggctcctgaagggctgcagggacactgcTGGGCTCCTCCACCATCTCCAACATTCACAACGAAGCTCTAATCATAATGTGCTCCCCTCCAAGTGCAcatgtttccttcctctttttttttttttttcttcccaacttTTTCATTCGTTTTGCATGCGGGGGTGGAGCCTGCAGTCACTGTAAAACCCCCGTAACGCTGCACCCAAAAACCGAGGGTGAGACCTCGGGTGGATCCTGTAGGCTGGTTCCTCGAGCGCGGTAAGTGAATTCCCTTTCGGCGAGGAATATGTCACGTTTAACGAATTTAAAGTCTTGTGCGGGATTTGGCAACAGGGATCATCTCTGAGGCATCTCGGccgatggggtgggggggggcggggtggagCCCGGAGTCACTCCAAAGCCAAGAATTCTGCACCTGGGAACTGGCAAAAGTTTGGAGATGTTGGGTGGGGCCAGGTGCCTCCCGCAGATCGTACCCATCCGGTATGGGACTTTTCCTTTTCCGGGGAAATTAGAATATTCAATTTTGTAGAAAGTCTTTAGGATTTAGAAGAAATCCAGGgggaagggcagtggggcagagcaggggctgcagcgggagccGCGGCGTGGGCCCGTCCTGCCCTCGACCGATGGTTCCTCCCGACGGCAGGGTGCGGGGGGTTTGGTGGGATTTCTGGAGCCTCCCTGGGGGCGGGTGcagcccttcttccccatcccctccccggcggctctaacccccccttgccctccctctgcctcccttctcaccctcttctccagctgcgccCGCAGATGGGgttccccgccagccccaggggcCTCCTGAGTTATTTCCTGACTCTCCACGTGCTCCGCCTGGGATCAGGtagggatcctg is part of the Rissa tridactyla isolate bRisTri1 chromosome 27, bRisTri1.patW.cur.20221130, whole genome shotgun sequence genome and encodes:
- the VPS52 gene encoding vacuolar protein sorting-associated protein 52 homolog isoform X1, translating into MEQMLSAFQCDLSSISSEIRTLQEQSVAMNLRLKNRRAVRRQLGQLLDELVVPAAMISTILEAPVTEPEFLEQLQELNGKINSVKEQAFRETVACADVQHVLEKLKIKAVTKIREFVLQKIYSFRKPMTNYQIPQNALLKYRFFYQFLLGNERVVAQELREQYVDTMSKIYLSYFKSYTSRLMKIQYEEVAEKDDLMGVEDTAKKGFFSKPSLKNRNTVFTLGNRGSVIGAAELEGPIIVPHAAQKSDVRYPFESLFRSQHYALLDNSCREYLFLCDFFMVTGPSAQDLFNAVMGKTLAMFLKHMEAYVCDCYDSIAVFLCIHIVLRFKAIMAKRNIPAVDKYWDTLLEILWPRFEHILELNIQSIQSTDPQKLGFLDTRPHYITRRYAEFSSAIVSINQTFPNEKTHALLGQLQVEVENFVLRVAAEFSSRKEQLIFLINNYDMMLGVLMERAVEESKEVEGFQQLLSARTQEFIEEILSPPFGGMIAFVKEAEALLEKGQLERLRGEEARVTQLARGFSSTWKASVESLSQDVMRSFSNFKNGTGIIQGALTQLIQYYHRFHKVLAQPPLRSLPARAELINIHHLMVELKKHKPNF
- the VPS52 gene encoding vacuolar protein sorting-associated protein 52 homolog isoform X2, whose amino-acid sequence is MAAEAAVRVSEAPLEAELEAELGRGPPEAELDLEGEDLVLDEVDVHIQANLEDALVQEALKTGVDLRQYSKQVELELQEVERASIRDYIKESENIASLHNQITACDAILERMEQMLSAFQCDLSSISSEIRTLQEQSVAMNLRLKNRRAVRRQLGQLLDELVVPAAMISTILEAPVTEPEFLEQLQELNGKINSVKEQAFRETVACADVQHVLEKLKIKAVTKIREFVLQKIYSFRKPMTNYQIPQNALLKYRFFYQFLLGNERVVAQELREQYVDTMSKIYLSYFKSYTSRLMKIQYEEVAEKDDLMGVEDTAKKGFFSKPSLKNRNTVFTLGNRGSVIGAAELEGPIIVPHAAQKSDVRYPFESLFRSQHYALLDNSCREYLFLCDFFMVTGPSAQDLFNAVMGKTLAMFLKHMEAYVCDCYDSIAVFLCIHIVLRFKAIMAKRNIPAVDKYWDTLLEILWPRFEHILELNIQSIQSTDPQKLGFLDTRPHYITRRYAEFSSAIVSINQTFPNEKTHALLGQLQVEVENFVLRVAAEFSSRKEQLIFLINNYDMMLGVLMERAVEESKEVEGFQQLLSARTQEFIEEILSPPFGGMIAFVKEAEALLEKGQLERLRGEEARVTQLARGFSSTWKASVESLSQDVMRSFSNFKNGTGIIQGALTQLIQYYHRFHKVLAQPPLRSLPARAELINIHHLMVELKKHKPNF
- the RPS18 gene encoding 40S ribosomal protein S18, with amino-acid sequence MSLVIPEKFQHILRVLNTNIDGRRKIAFAITAIKGVGRRYAHVVLRKADIDLTKRAGELTEDEVERVITIMQNPRQYKIPDWFLNRQKDVKDGKYSQVLANGLDNKLREDLERLKKIRAHRGLRHFWGLRVRGQHTKTTGRRGRTVGVSKKK